One genomic segment of Panicum virgatum strain AP13 chromosome 2N, P.virgatum_v5, whole genome shotgun sequence includes these proteins:
- the LOC120659302 gene encoding protein G1-like — translation MSSGGGDGASPAGRPSRYESQKRRDWQTFTRYLGAHRPPLQLRRCSGAHVLEFLRYLDRFGKTRVHAPPCPAYGGGGGRAAPDACQCPLRQAWGSLDALVGRLRAAFDERHGARGSGAATARPENAGDGDGASANPFAARAVRLYLRDVRDAQARARGISYSRKKKKRNKQPQQGTCAAAAASAGSKQDGGGEGALPHANSTASMAPAVPLPHQHSNPPPPPPAAYLTGVPFECCDHGSVFGGPTANGAAGFYLPLLFNTFG, via the coding sequence ATGTCGTcgggcggcggggacggcgcgTCGCCGGCGGGGCGGCCGAGCCGGTACGAGTCGCAGAAGCGGCGGGACTGGCAGACCTTCACGCGGTACCTGGGCGcgcaccgcccgccgctgcagctccgccgCTGCAGCGGCGCGCACGTGCTCGAGTTCCTCCGCTACCTCGACCGCTTCGGCAAGACGCGGGTgcacgcgccgccgtgcccggcctacggcggcggcggcggccgggcggcgccggaCGCGTGCCAGTGCCCGCTGCGCCAGGCGTGGGGCAGCCTCGACGCGCTCGTCGGCCGGCTCCGCGCCGCGTTCGACGAGCGCCACGGCGCCCGCGGGAGCGGGGCGGCGACCGCGCGCCCCGAgaacgccggcgacggcgacggcgccagCGCCAACCCcttcgccgcgcgcgccgtcaGGCTGTACCTGCGCGACGTCCGCGACGCGCAGGCCAGGGCGCGCGGCATCTCCTAcagcaggaagaagaagaagcggaacaagcagccgcagcagggcacctgcgcggccgccgccgcctccgcaggCTCcaagcaggacggcggcggcgagggcgcgctCCCTCACGCGAACAGCACGGCGTCAATGGCTCCTGCGGTGCCGCTGCCGCATCAGCATTCAaatcctcctccgccgccgccggcggcgtacCTCACCGGCGTGCCCTTCGAGTGCTGCGACCACGGCAGCGTCTTTGGAGGACCTACTGCCAACGGTGCGGCTGGCTTCTACCTGCCATTGCTGTTCAACACGtttggctag